From a single Streptomyces liliifuscus genomic region:
- a CDS encoding threonine ammonia-lyase translates to MSDLEVSVGDIRAAQVRIAGDVVRTPLLPASWAPGDLWLKAENLQPIGAFKLRGAVNAIRRLDPDVRARGVVTHSSGNHGRAVAWAARAAGVRAVIVMPEEAMPVKVEATRALGAEVIMAPGVRRETVADAVRAERGMTLIPPFDHADVISGQGTLAVEILEDLTDIDTVLVPVGGGGLISGVGVAVNALSHRTRVVGVEPSLAADTRDSLANGRRIEWDAQATYRTIADGTRTPVVGEITFPIIQATVEEIVTVDEDDILAAVGTLARRAHLVAEPSGALSVAAYLAEPRKYGRAVAVLSGGNIDPPVLARALGLTP, encoded by the coding sequence GTGTCTGATCTCGAAGTGTCCGTCGGCGACATCCGCGCAGCACAGGTACGGATCGCCGGGGACGTGGTGCGGACTCCGCTGCTGCCCGCTTCGTGGGCGCCGGGTGACCTCTGGCTGAAGGCCGAGAACCTCCAGCCGATCGGCGCCTTCAAACTGCGGGGTGCCGTCAACGCGATCAGACGCCTCGATCCGGATGTCAGGGCACGTGGCGTGGTCACACATTCGAGCGGCAACCACGGCCGGGCGGTCGCGTGGGCGGCCCGAGCGGCAGGCGTCCGGGCCGTGATCGTCATGCCGGAGGAGGCCATGCCCGTCAAGGTGGAGGCCACCAGAGCTCTGGGCGCCGAGGTCATCATGGCCCCCGGTGTCCGACGAGAGACCGTCGCCGACGCCGTGAGGGCGGAGCGGGGGATGACGCTGATCCCTCCCTTCGATCATGCCGACGTGATCTCCGGTCAGGGAACGCTCGCCGTCGAAATACTCGAAGACCTGACCGACATCGACACAGTGCTCGTGCCGGTCGGAGGCGGCGGACTCATCTCGGGAGTGGGCGTCGCCGTGAACGCCCTGTCCCACCGGACCCGGGTGGTCGGCGTGGAGCCCTCACTGGCCGCGGACACGCGCGACTCGCTCGCCAACGGGCGCCGGATCGAGTGGGACGCGCAGGCGACGTACCGCACGATCGCCGACGGAACGCGGACGCCTGTCGTGGGCGAGATCACCTTCCCGATCATCCAGGCGACGGTCGAGGAGATCGTCACGGTGGACGAGGACGACATCCTCGCTGCCGTGGGCACCCTGGCGCGTCGTGCTCACCTCGTCGCCGAACCCAGCGGCGCACTGAGCGTCGCCGCCTACCTCGCCGAGCCGCGGAAGTACGGGCGGGCAGTCGCCGTCCTGTCGGGAGGCAACATCGACCCGCCCGTCCTCGCCCGCGCGCTCGGCCTCACCCCCTGA
- a CDS encoding RidA family protein, with protein MTNLAPTSPSRARHPYSPVRATEAGLVYISGQLGIADGDIVEGGIVHETRQALANLQSRLASVGLELRHLVKITVYLASMDDRNAMDAIYQEALAEPLPARTCIAVAELPYQARVEFDAIAVRDGA; from the coding sequence ATGACGAACCTCGCACCGACAAGTCCCTCACGGGCGCGGCATCCGTACAGTCCCGTGCGGGCGACCGAGGCCGGACTCGTCTACATCTCGGGGCAGCTGGGCATCGCCGACGGCGACATCGTGGAGGGCGGAATCGTCCACGAGACACGACAGGCCCTGGCCAATCTCCAGAGCAGGCTGGCCTCGGTGGGGCTGGAGCTGCGGCATCTTGTGAAGATCACGGTCTATCTGGCCTCGATGGACGACCGCAACGCGATGGACGCGATCTATCAGGAGGCCCTTGCCGAGCCTCTGCCGGCCCGCACGTGCATAGCTGTCGCCGAACTGCCCTACCAGGCCCGGGTCGAGTTCGACGCCATCGCCGTCCGAGACGGGGCCTGA
- a CDS encoding MFS transporter, with amino-acid sequence MQDMSPSLTRDEPATELNTGWTKPVVGYVAILILVNVMVDTVLASPTFVLPELSDAFDTNQFAWIDSSAMLAGATWAPLLGKSADIHGKRKVLVITLIVAGLGGVVCLLAPHISVFVLGRALQGAAVAALFLTVAIIRDICAPKFAMVVTGIVTSGSAVFGIVSPFILEIATEAFGWQFVFVVSAVFAGVAALCVRLVIPNSRNRTPGKVDVAGALTLGGGLAGVLVYISLGQEFGWLGIAPLAILIGGLAALTVWYLVLSRVPEPVINIRGISLALGLGLLVVVMGTGAYRSMLQLFSLLIDVSPDEGLGYGINGPGALGLMFGIPSIGIMLGGIVAGAIATRVGPARPLAVGVALGTIASFVMFSAGADNLPIAVICSFMLSMTAGSLVTSGFNLASVLAPPERQGTVSSMVMVMVAVGSVTMSFIGSAILAGNEIVVDGETVNSSTGVHTYIAVAGCTFILAAIPMAFLVRKLRGHADVPAEPHPGAGA; translated from the coding sequence ATGCAAGACATGAGCCCGAGCCTCACCAGAGACGAGCCGGCGACCGAACTGAACACAGGCTGGACCAAGCCGGTCGTCGGCTATGTCGCCATCCTCATCCTGGTGAACGTCATGGTCGACACCGTGCTCGCCTCGCCCACCTTCGTGCTTCCCGAGCTGAGCGACGCCTTCGACACCAACCAGTTCGCGTGGATCGATTCCAGCGCGATGCTGGCGGGAGCCACTTGGGCACCACTGCTCGGCAAGAGCGCCGACATCCACGGCAAACGCAAAGTGCTCGTGATCACGCTGATCGTCGCAGGCCTCGGCGGGGTCGTGTGTCTCCTCGCGCCCCACATCAGTGTCTTCGTCCTCGGACGCGCCCTGCAGGGCGCCGCGGTCGCGGCCCTGTTCCTCACCGTCGCCATCATCCGCGACATCTGCGCGCCCAAGTTCGCCATGGTGGTGACAGGCATCGTCACCTCGGGCTCGGCCGTCTTCGGGATCGTCTCCCCGTTCATCCTGGAGATCGCCACCGAGGCGTTCGGCTGGCAGTTCGTCTTCGTGGTCTCCGCGGTGTTCGCGGGAGTGGCCGCGCTCTGCGTCCGCCTCGTGATCCCGAACTCCCGCAACCGCACGCCGGGCAAGGTCGACGTCGCCGGGGCGCTCACACTCGGCGGCGGTCTCGCGGGCGTTCTCGTCTACATCAGCCTCGGGCAGGAATTCGGCTGGCTGGGGATCGCCCCGCTCGCCATCCTCATCGGTGGTCTGGCCGCACTGACGGTCTGGTACCTCGTCCTGAGCCGCGTCCCGGAGCCCGTGATCAACATCCGTGGCATCTCACTGGCACTCGGGCTCGGTCTCCTCGTCGTCGTGATGGGCACGGGCGCCTATCGGAGCATGCTCCAGCTCTTCAGCCTGCTGATCGACGTCTCTCCCGACGAGGGCCTCGGATACGGGATCAACGGGCCCGGAGCGCTGGGACTCATGTTCGGCATCCCATCGATCGGGATCATGCTCGGCGGCATCGTGGCGGGCGCGATCGCCACCCGTGTGGGCCCCGCCCGGCCCCTCGCCGTGGGCGTGGCACTCGGAACGATCGCCTCCTTCGTGATGTTCTCGGCCGGCGCCGACAACCTTCCGATCGCTGTGATCTGCTCGTTCATGCTGAGCATGACGGCAGGCTCGCTGGTCACCTCCGGATTCAACCTCGCGTCCGTCCTCGCGCCGCCCGAGCGGCAGGGCACCGTCTCCAGCATGGTCATGGTGATGGTCGCCGTCGGTTCGGTGACGATGAGCTTCATCGGATCGGCGATTCTCGCGGGCAACGAAATCGTCGTCGACGGAGAGACGGTCAACTCGTCGACCGGCGTGCACACCTACATCGCCGTCGCGGGCTGCACGTTCATCCTCGCCGCCATCCCGATGGCCTTCCTGGTACGGAAGTTGCGAGGCCACGCGGACGTCCCCGCAGAACCCCACCCAGGAGCAGGAGCATGA
- a CDS encoding metal-dependent hydrolase family protein, which yields MSNVRLIDGVSTEAVDDAVLEANDNGWITYAGPAAQAPEPIPGVRAIDGRGGTLLPGLFDCHTHLGVASDRSILEAALLTDPVVGVLQTTERLRRTLDAGITSARDLGGLPAGFREAVASGLITGPRLQTSVGVISHTGGHADDTFPGGRRLGLDYCEIADDVVGARKAARRMLRAGADVIKICTSGGISSAHDDPDDQDLLDEEIAAVVDEGRRHRGRPVAAHAQGREGILAAIRCGVTSIEHGFGINDEGCDLIGERGAFLVPTLSTAFQPLDPRKTAPWRYEKKLRWNERTKENIAAAIARKVNIAVGTDAGITPHGHNPFELSCLVELGMSPIDAIRAATSNSARLLGVADTLGTLRVGYAADLVLCTEDPLRDIGLLSAPENIALVTQQGVVRKCTLADPSWSQDLSPAPGQRSPHAAARP from the coding sequence ATGAGCAATGTGCGGCTCATTGACGGTGTCAGCACGGAGGCAGTGGACGATGCCGTGCTGGAGGCCAACGACAACGGCTGGATCACCTACGCCGGACCGGCGGCACAGGCGCCCGAGCCGATACCCGGCGTGAGGGCGATCGACGGCCGGGGCGGAACACTCCTCCCCGGACTGTTCGACTGCCACACCCACCTCGGGGTGGCCTCCGACCGGTCGATCCTGGAAGCCGCCCTTCTGACGGACCCCGTCGTGGGTGTTCTCCAGACGACTGAACGTCTGCGCCGGACGCTCGACGCCGGGATCACGTCAGCTCGAGACCTCGGTGGACTTCCCGCCGGATTCCGCGAAGCCGTCGCATCGGGACTCATCACCGGCCCGCGCCTGCAGACATCGGTCGGGGTGATCAGCCACACCGGCGGACACGCCGACGACACCTTCCCCGGCGGAAGACGCCTTGGCCTCGACTACTGCGAGATCGCGGACGACGTGGTGGGCGCGCGGAAGGCAGCGAGACGGATGCTGCGCGCCGGCGCCGACGTCATCAAGATCTGCACGAGTGGCGGGATCAGCAGTGCCCACGACGACCCCGACGACCAGGACCTGCTCGACGAGGAGATCGCGGCGGTCGTGGACGAGGGGCGTCGCCACCGAGGACGCCCGGTCGCCGCACACGCACAGGGCCGGGAGGGCATCCTCGCCGCGATCCGCTGCGGTGTCACGTCGATCGAGCACGGCTTCGGCATCAATGACGAAGGCTGCGACCTCATCGGAGAGAGGGGGGCCTTTCTCGTACCGACCCTGTCGACCGCCTTCCAGCCACTGGACCCGCGGAAGACCGCGCCGTGGCGCTACGAGAAGAAGCTTCGCTGGAACGAGCGGACCAAGGAGAACATCGCCGCGGCCATCGCGCGGAAGGTGAACATCGCGGTGGGCACGGATGCCGGCATCACCCCGCACGGGCACAACCCGTTCGAGCTGTCGTGCCTCGTCGAACTGGGGATGTCGCCGATCGACGCCATCCGAGCGGCGACATCCAACAGCGCCCGGCTCCTCGGAGTGGCGGACACCCTCGGGACACTGCGCGTCGGATACGCGGCGGACCTCGTCCTCTGCACCGAAGATCCGCTGCGAGACATCGGTTTGCTGTCGGCGCCCGAGAACATCGCCCTGGTCACCCAGCAGGGCGTCGTACGCAAGTGCACGCTCGCCGACCCCAGTTGGTCACAGGACCTCTCCCCAGCACCCGGACAGAGAAGCCCGCACGCCGCGGCCCGCCCGTGA
- a CDS encoding type II toxin-antitoxin system PemK/MazF family toxin, with translation MRRGEVWWADFNEQRAVVLLSGEEASGFLAMQVVAPAGTDLSGVAVEVAVGAPEGLPLEGVLRVALPRPDLIPCTWLVTLAREDLIGQAGVLPSAKLSEIEEALRLGGLK, from the coding sequence ATGCGACGTGGCGAAGTCTGGTGGGCAGATTTCAACGAGCAGCGGGCAGTCGTACTGCTGTCGGGAGAAGAGGCGTCCGGCTTCTTGGCGATGCAAGTCGTCGCTCCCGCGGGCACCGATCTCAGCGGCGTGGCCGTTGAAGTGGCAGTAGGTGCCCCCGAAGGACTGCCTCTCGAAGGCGTCCTGAGAGTCGCACTTCCACGTCCCGACCTCATCCCTTGCACTTGGCTGGTCACCCTGGCCAGGGAAGACCTGATCGGGCAGGCAGGCGTCCTGCCGTCCGCGAAGCTCAGCGAGATCGAGGAAGCCCTTCGTCTCGGTGGACTCAAGTAG
- a CDS encoding TetR/AcrR family transcriptional regulator, which produces MSNDSHPGRRERADRRRNREVIVAAAREAFARADIAGETVSMNQVARAAGVGVATLYRHFPSRDELALAVYQRKLEEVTMRVRSRTQDRNAHASFRFWVAEFASFMLATRGMMDTLRAAGQSAAPFASPASDGVAEVVATFLADGTADRSMREELDAMDVTVAICALLATTGPGDSGARARRLLDLFIDSLAAQVE; this is translated from the coding sequence TTGTCGAATGATTCCCATCCCGGCCGGCGTGAGCGGGCCGACCGCAGGCGCAATCGTGAGGTGATCGTGGCTGCGGCCAGAGAGGCGTTCGCCCGAGCCGACATCGCAGGCGAGACCGTTTCGATGAACCAGGTCGCCCGCGCAGCCGGTGTCGGCGTCGCTACGCTCTACCGCCACTTCCCGTCACGGGACGAGCTGGCGCTGGCCGTCTATCAGCGCAAACTCGAAGAGGTCACCATGCGGGTGCGCTCCCGCACCCAGGACCGGAACGCCCATGCGTCGTTCCGGTTCTGGGTGGCGGAGTTCGCCTCGTTCATGCTCGCCACGCGCGGGATGATGGACACGCTGCGCGCCGCCGGCCAGTCCGCAGCCCCGTTCGCCTCCCCTGCCTCCGACGGGGTTGCCGAGGTGGTCGCCACATTCCTCGCCGACGGCACCGCGGACCGCAGCATGCGCGAAGAGCTGGACGCCATGGACGTGACCGTCGCGATCTGCGCCCTCCTCGCCACCACCGGGCCAGGCGACTCCGGAGCGCGCGCCAGAAGACTCCTCGACCTGTTCATCGACAGCCTTGCAGCCCAGGTCGAGTGA
- a CDS encoding SDR family NAD(P)-dependent oxidoreductase: MVDKTVIITGGNTGLGYQCAKNVALGDPGYHVVLACRSSARGEAAAEALRAETNNSNITVMELDLASLASVRTFCDTYSHTDLPPLHGVVCNAGISAVGVPGAPRTADGFETIFAVNHLGHFLLTNLLLNQMGDSGRIVFVTSDLHNPPLFFPVKVTYSNAAAIAADHGPGIQAYCTSKLCNLYCTYEMARLLSDQTDRHITVNAFNPGAMSDTGFATPTGNALVRGATKVFGTIMGKLIGKQSTSTASGAALANLITDPTLATTTGTYIDRGAQAPSSRLSHNRDNARELWQASMDMTGLRESDTLFV, encoded by the coding sequence ATGGTCGACAAGACCGTCATCATCACCGGCGGAAACACCGGTCTGGGGTACCAGTGCGCAAAGAACGTCGCCCTCGGCGATCCGGGCTACCACGTGGTGCTCGCCTGCCGAAGCTCGGCGCGGGGCGAGGCGGCAGCCGAGGCGCTGCGGGCGGAGACGAACAACTCGAACATCACGGTCATGGAGCTGGACCTGGCCTCACTGGCCTCGGTGCGCACGTTCTGCGACACCTACTCGCATACGGACCTGCCGCCGCTGCACGGCGTGGTCTGCAACGCCGGCATCAGTGCGGTCGGCGTGCCCGGCGCGCCGCGCACCGCCGACGGCTTCGAGACGATCTTCGCCGTCAACCACCTGGGACACTTCCTGCTGACCAACCTCCTGTTGAACCAGATGGGCGACAGTGGACGCATCGTCTTCGTCACGAGTGACCTGCACAACCCGCCCCTCTTCTTCCCCGTGAAGGTGACCTACAGCAATGCGGCCGCGATCGCCGCCGACCACGGCCCCGGAATTCAGGCGTACTGCACATCGAAACTGTGCAACCTCTACTGCACGTACGAGATGGCCAGGCTTCTGTCCGATCAGACCGACCGGCACATCACCGTCAACGCCTTCAACCCCGGCGCCATGTCCGACACCGGCTTCGCCACCCCCACCGGGAACGCCCTCGTGCGCGGCGCGACGAAAGTCTTCGGCACGATCATGGGCAAGCTCATCGGGAAGCAGAGCACCTCCACAGCATCCGGCGCCGCGCTCGCGAATCTCATCACCGACCCCACCCTCGCCACCACAACCGGCACCTACATCGACCGAGGAGCGCAAGCGCCGTCATCGCGTCTCTCCCACAACCGCGACAACGCCAGGGAACTATGGCAGGCCAGCATGGACATGACCGGCCTGCGCGAGTCCGACACCCTCTTCGTCTGA
- a CDS encoding AraC-like ligand-binding domain-containing protein, with protein MADTKGFRLSGTESFEAAVSSLFGSLRVTDPGPPAFQAVVDHVAIGSAIVARIQAAAATVTRDIQCITSTDVEWMHLTLHRRGPVAVTQDNRTTARKPGELFACDNTRPYRIIGAEPSDMTVLCVPRASLGKRADCMGRRTALPISAQDGIGRLLGCALSGMDEDLPRRGVARTYLRRAPALATRPWQAHPTACRALS; from the coding sequence ATGGCGGACACCAAGGGTTTCCGTTTAAGTGGAACGGAGTCGTTCGAGGCAGCGGTCTCGTCCTTGTTCGGTTCGCTGCGGGTGACGGATCCTGGCCCACCGGCGTTCCAGGCCGTGGTCGACCACGTAGCCATCGGGTCGGCGATTGTGGCCCGCATCCAAGCCGCTGCCGCGACGGTGACACGGGACATCCAGTGCATCACTTCCACCGACGTGGAGTGGATGCACCTCACACTGCACCGCCGCGGCCCGGTCGCGGTGACCCAGGACAATCGGACCACCGCGCGGAAACCGGGTGAGCTGTTCGCCTGTGACAACACCCGGCCCTACCGGATCATCGGTGCCGAGCCCAGCGATATGACCGTGCTCTGTGTTCCCCGTGCGAGTCTCGGTAAGCGGGCGGACTGCATGGGCCGGCGTACGGCACTTCCCATATCCGCTCAGGACGGTATCGGCAGGCTTCTCGGCTGCGCCCTGTCCGGGATGGACGAGGACCTCCCCCGTCGGGGTGTGGCGCGCACGTATCTCCGGCGCGCACCAGCCCTGGCGACACGACCGTGGCAAGCCCATCCAACCGCATGTCGTGCGCTTTCGTGA
- a CDS encoding IS5 family transposase (programmed frameshift) encodes MVDDDLWALIEPLLPPWPQRSPGPKPVDDRRCLQGILFVLHQDIPWQLLPLELGFGSGQTCWRRLERWQRADVFDRLHRLLLSELNAAGELDWSRVCVDGPHPREKRGAATGPSPVDRRKTGSKHHLICDGRGTPLHVITTAANVNDITQALALVDGVPSIAGRVGHPRRRPDSLLGDKAYDSKAVRQELRRRKIMPVISRKGIANIKGMGKLRYVVEQTFALLHQFKRLAVRWERRLDLHDALVSLACGLICWRRLSRQRARSAVRSYAGQL; translated from the exons ATCGTGGATGACGACTTGTGGGCGCTAATCGAGCCGCTGTTGCCGCCCTGGCCACAGCGGTCGCCAGGCCCGAAGCCGGTGGACGATCGGCGGTGTCTGCAGGGCATCCTGTTCGTTCTGCATCAGGACATCCCTTGGCAACTCTTGCCGCTGGAGCTGGGGTTCGGCTCCGGGCAGACCTGCTGGCGGCGCCTGGAGCGGTGGCAGCGGGCCGACGTCTTCGACCGGCTGCACCGCCTGTTGCTCTCCGAATTGAACGCGGCCGGCGAGCTCGACTGGTCGCGCGTGTGTGTGGACGGC CCACATCCGCGCGAAAAAAGGGGAGCCGCGACCGGTCCGTCGCCGGTCGACCGGCGGAAGACAGGCAGCAAACACCACCTGATCTGCGATGGCCGCGGCACACCGCTGCACGTCATCACCACCGCGGCGAACGTCAACGACATCACCCAGGCCCTCGCCCTGGTCGACGGCGTCCCGTCCATCGCCGGGCGGGTGGGACATCCGCGTCGTCGCCCCGACTCCCTGCTGGGCGACAAGGCATACGACTCGAAAGCCGTGCGCCAGGAGCTACGGCGCCGCAAGATCATGCCGGTCATCTCCCGCAAGGGCATCGCGAACATCAAAGGCATGGGCAAGCTCCGCTACGTCGTCGAGCAGACCTTCGCCCTGCTGCACCAGTTCAAGCGCCTCGCAGTCCGGTGGGAACGACGGCTCGACCTGCACGACGCCCTGGTCTCCCTCGCCTGCGGACTGATCTGCTGGAGAAGGCTCAGCCGGCAACGTGCGCGTTCAGCTGTGCGGTCCTACGCTGGCCAGCTGTGA